The Natrinema saccharevitans genome includes the window GATGATCTCCTGCATCAGTTCGACGCCGTTGGGATCGAGCCCCGTCGACGGCTCGTCGAGAATCAGGAGGTCCGGATCGCCCGCGAGCGCCATCGCGAGGAGGAGTCGCTGGGTCATCCCCCGCGAGTAGTCGGTCGCGACGCGGTCGGCGTCGTCGGCGAGCCCGACTCGCTCGAGGAGGACGTCGGGATCGTCGTCGACGCCGCGGGATTCGATCTCGAACGCGACGTGGTCGCGGCCGGTCCAGTCGGGCATCATCGAACAGCCGTCGGGGACGACGCCACACCGCCGTCGGATCGCCGGGCCGTCCGTACGGGGATCGAGCCCGAAGACCGACGCCGACCCAGACGTCGGCCGAATCAGATCCAGCAGGATATCGATCGTCGTCGACTTTCCGGCCCCGTTCGGCCCGAGAAAGCCGAACACCTCGCCCGATTCGACGCGGAGATCGAGCGACTCGAGGGCGACGGTGTCGCCGTACCGTTTCGTCAGCCCGTCGGTTTCGATCACACACATATTTCAGTGTACCAATCAGAACGAAGTTATTACTACCGGTAGCAATCCAGAATCGCCTCGGTAGAAAGGACGGTGCCAACAGGACAAACGGGAGCGAAAACGGTGTCGACACGGCTCGAGCGTACGGCGCGCTCCGCGCGCCGTTTCACCGAGCGCGAGCGGGGCGAGGGCTGAGCGAAGCGAAGCCCTCGGAAACGCGAGCGCTCGGCCTTTTTTCGTCCAGATTTTTTGCGCGAGCGGTCGGCTTCGCCGACCCGAGCGCAAAAAAGGTGGTTCTTAGAACGTGTCCTCGATGATCTCGCCGACCGCGAAGTTCGACTTGACCTCGGTGACTTCGATCTTGACCCGTTCGCCGACGTCGGCACCGGGGACGATGATGACGTACCCGCGCTCGACGCGGGCGATACCGTCTCCTTGCTTGCCGATGTCCTCGATTTCGACGTAGCGGGTTTCCCCGACGTCGACCGGTGGCTGCGGCTCCGACGGTGCGCTCTGGGGCTTGCTCGCCGACGTCGAGTCGTCGTCGGCGGTCGCCTCGTCCCGCGAGATGAGCGCGACGCGGTAGACCTCGCCGGGGTCGATGTCGCCGGTTTCGACCTCCTGACGGGGTACTTCGATGACGTAGCGATCCTCCTCCTCCGAAACGTCCGTACTGAACAGACACAGCAGCTTTTCAGATATCTCCACAGGTAGACCCTCTATTTCATTGCAGAGACCCATCCATAATAGAACTACCGACACCGAGCCGTCGGTTGACGCGGAAAGGACCTCGTGTACCCGTTCGACCGGCCGGCTCGAGGGGCCGTGCGAACGAATGACGAGCCGAACGCAGACGAGAGTCAGTCCGCGCGCTCGAGCGGGCGGACCGTCGCGAACTGCGACAGATCGACCTCGGTACCGAAGTCCGCGTCGGCGAGCGACTGGTAGGGGCGGTCGACGACGATGTCGCCGGCGGTGCTGTCCCCGATGCCGGGGATGGCGGTGAGTTCGTCCATCGAGGCCGCGTTGAGATCCAGCGGATGGGGGACGCCGGTCACCGAGCGGTAGCCGTGATCGACGACCGCGACGTCGATCGTCCGCCCGAGTTCGCGTTCGCCCGGAATCCCGACCAGCAGGGGGTAGGTGCCGAGCTGGCGGCCGAAGGTCTTGCCGTCCTGATGGTACTCGAGGTGGACGTCGGGGAGGACGGTCCCCAGCGGGGCGACCCGCTCGAGCATGGGGTTGTCGATCTCCTCGCGGACCCGCTTCTTGTAGCGTTTGAACACCCCTTTGTGATCGTTAGCGATCTCGGCCCCGGTGTCGCTCATGTCGGTGCCGTCGAAGGCCATCACCTGCCGGATGTTGATCCGGCGGAGCATGTAGCCCTCGTCGTAGACCCGCTGGAGGAACTCGCGGTTGCGCTCGTAGGTCTCCTCCCGTTCGCCCTTGAGCCCGTGCAGGAGGTTGATGCCGGGAAGGAGCTTGGGGAGCCGGTTCGGAGCGTCACGCCCGAAACTCGGTCCGTCTCCGGGTCCCTCGCCGGGACGCCAGCCGGCCTCCTCGTTGACGATCCGAACGGCTTCGAAACACTCCTCGGCGCTGACGTTCAGATTGTTCTCCGCCTGGACGACCGGATCGGCCGACTCGAGGCCGAACGCGGCCGTGTCGCCGGGCGTGTTGTGTTCGGCGATGATCCGGATCCCCTCGCGGCTCTGCTCGGGCCACTCGACGATCGTGACGGGATTCATGTTGTCCAGATGTAACGTCTCGAGGGCGGGCGCGACCTCGCGGATGCCGCCGTAGAGCTGGCGCAGGGCGTCGGGATTCGGGGCCTCGCCGTCGCCGCCGTAGGCGAGGATGTCGGCCTGCCGGCCGAGCCGGAAGTGTTTGACGCCGTAGTCAGAGAGGGCGTCGACCTCGCCGACGACCGTCGGCGGCGGCCGGAACTCGGGGTTGCCATAGAGCGGTTCCGTACAGAACGAACACCGGTAGGCACAGCCCCGCGAGGTCTCGAGTTCGGCGATGAGGTGGTCGGGATGGTTGGGGTGTTGTTCGACGACGAACGCGCCCTCCCGGGCCCACCGCGAGACCTCCTCGACGTCGCGCATCCGGTTGTTGAAGCCCTCGAGGCCGCTCTCGACGAGATCGTAGACAGCGGCCTCGACGTCGCCCTTGGCGACGAAATCGAAGTCCAGGTCCTGCCGTTCGGTCTCGGTCGCACCGGCGTTTTCCTCGCCGACGCCGAACTTGACGGGGCCGCCCATCAGGCTCGTGCCGTTGGCGGTCCAGGCCAGTTTGCGGACCTCGTCGGGTTCGGCCGGCGTCCCGCCGACGTACTTGCCGGGGACGGTCATGCCGCCCAGATAGAGCAGGAGGTCGGCCTCGTCGACGTCCCGCCAGTAGTCGGGATCGTCGCGGAGCCGATCGATCGTGTGGTAGGTGATCCGCTCGCGGGGGACGCCCGCGTCGACGAGCGCGCCCGCCGCGTACCGGGGGTACGTCGAGATGTACGGCGGGACCCCGAAGTGTGCGGGCTCGTCGACGTAGCCGTCGACGATCGTCACCGACAGCGTCTCGGGGTCAGTCATAGCTCCCGGTAGCGCCTCGAGGGGTAAAACGGTGACTACACGCCCTGACCGAACGCCGCAGGAGTCCGCGAGTACCGGCCGCACGGCTACCGAGACTCGGTCTCGAGCGGGAGTGAGCCGGCCGGAGCCTGCAGCCGTCGTGGGTGAAGCCAATGTTGATTAGTTTCCCGACCGAACCGGACGGTATGCCGCCGACGGAAGAGATCGTGTGTACCGACGACGACTGTTTTCTCGATATCTTCGAGAACCACTACACCTACGACGTTCCCGACGACCTCGAGGTTTCCGACCTGTCGTGTCCGGTCTGTGGCGGGACCGACTGTCTCGAGCGGGTCGAACTCTGACGGGGGAATGGCGTCCGTCCGTCGCCCTGCTGCGGACGATATCGAGCCGCGCGTCTGACGTTTCTTTTGTTCCGGGCAAAAGGGATATGAAGCGGGCTCGTGTATCCGTTCGTACGGTCATGTCTACCACGTACTGCCAGTCCCTTCTCTCGGCCCCCACGACCGTCGCTCGCGCCGACTGTCCCGCCCGGGGTGAGTTTCCGTGAGTCTCAAAGACCTCGGCAGCTCAGTCGGCAGGACGTTGTATCGACAGATCGGACGCGCGAACGGCCGCGTCCAGAATCACCGCTCGCTCGCCGTCGATATCCTCGAGACCGACGACGCCTATCGGGTCGTCTTCGACGCGCCCGGTGCCGAACCGGACGACGTTCAGGTTCGATATCTCGATGGCACCGTCAAGCTCCGGATCGATCGCTTCCGAGGATTCCACGAGGGTTACGAGATGCGGTTCCCCGGCCGGGGGATGTCGCTGTCGGGCGTCGCCGAACTGCCCGCCGACGCCGTCGTCGACCCCGACGCCGGAACCGCTCGCCTCACCGAAACCGGAACGCTGAGCGTCGAGATTCCGAAAGGGTCGTCGCTCGAGGAATCCGACCGGAGCGCGTCCGCGGAGACGGACACCGAACCGGTCACCGTCGACGACTGAATCAGTTCGGCTCCGTCGTCGTACCCGTCGCGATCTCGAATTCTTCGTCGCCGTCGAATCTGGTTGGATCGAACGCCGCGACCCCGTCGCTGCCGAGGATCTCGTCCGCGAGTCGCTGTCCGATCGCCGGCGCGCGCATGAAGCCGTGGCCCTGGAACCCGGTCGCGACGTAGAACCCGTCCCGAACCTGTCCGACCAGCGGGTCCCGGTCCGGAGTCGCCGTACAGAGCCCGGCCCACGACCGCGTGACGGCGTTCTCGGCCGCGAGATCGAGCGCTGGAACCCGATGTGAGATCCGCTCGCGGAGGTCGGTTCGGAACTCGGGATCGGCCTCGCGATCGTAGCCGTCGGGATCGGCTTCGCGTTCCTCGGTCCCGTCGCCCGCGAGGACGCCCTCGGCGTGGGGTCGCAGGTAGAAGTCGCCGCTGGCGTCGTAACACATCGGCTCCGACAGGTCCACGTCCGCGACCAGCGCCTGGACGCGATAGGGCTTCACGGCCAGTTCGAGGCCCGCGTCCGCGAGCAATCCACCGGTCCGGGCTCCGGCGGCCACGAGGACCGCGTCGACCTCGTGGACCGCGCCGTCCGGGCGGATCACGCGGGCGGGATCGGGCCGGACTTCGACCGGCATCTCGGTCTCCAAGGTCGCGCCCGCACCGGTGGCCGCGGCCGCGAGACAGGCGGTGTACTCGGCGGGATCGGCGTAGCCCGCCGCGCCGGCGATCCCGGCGACGGCCACGTCGTCGGTCCGCAGGGCGGGGAACCGGTCCGAGAGCGCGTCGCCCTCGAGTTCGAGCGCGACGACGCCGTTCTCTTGCATGCGCCCGACCTGGTCCCGGATCGCGTCGGCGCGGTCGGGGTCGTCCTCGCGGGCGAGCCACACGTAGGGACACTCGGCGAACGCGAAGGTATCGTCGCCCGAGAGCGCGCGGAAGCGCTCGATGGCGTCGCCGGCGATCTCCGCGTCGAGCCCGTCCGCGAACGCGTCGTAACAGATCCCCGCCGCCCGGCCGCTGGCCCCGCTGGCGACGCTTCCGCGGTCGTAGACAGTCACGTCGGCACCCTCGCGCGCGAGGTCGTAGGCCGCGGTCGCGCCGACGGCGCCCGCGCCGACGACCGCGACCTCGAGGCCCCTGCCGTCCTTCGTGAACGCGTCCGCACCGACCGCTAGCTCGACGTCGTCCGGTCCGCTCATTGACGATCGCCCTCCGACGCGGTGGCCGATCCGTTCGACGCCTGCCCGTCGGCTGCGTGTTCGGTTCGCATAGCGGTCACTCGTGTGTCGGTCCACTTACCTCTGGGTGGTTGCGCTGTCCGAGCGAACGCATCGCCTGTGCGAAGACCGGCGCGTCGAACGAAAGGGGGAGTGGATGGGGGAAGAGGGGGTACGACGGCAGGGGGCGTGAAGCTCCATGGTTCAGCGCCGATCGTCCCTGCCGTACCTTCGGATATTCCCCGATCACGGATACGGTTACTCCCAAATAAATTTGGCCGAGCGCGACATCGACGCGGCTCAAGTCACGTACAACGAGTATGCGATCACGAAGAAGCCGGCCAGTACTAGCAGGCTCTCGAGGAGGATGCCGGTCATCAGCGGGACGCCGAGTATTTCATACAGCATGCCGGCCAGTACCAGTCCGAGGGTGACGAGACCGAAGCCGAGCGAGAGATAGCCCAGCGCGGGCTGGCGGGTGCGCCGGTAGGCCTTGTAGGCGAAGAACGTGATGACGCCGCCGACGATGAGAACCAGCGTCTTGACGACCGCGAGGGCGATCGCGGTCGGCATTGCCGCGGCGGAGATCCACATGACTATTCTCATTTCGATATTCAAGACCTGTACCAAGAATATTTCCTTTGTCCGATGAACTGGCACGTAATATCGAATATCGAGACTAGTTGCCTCAAAATCAGTCCAGATCGATGAGGAGATTTAGCAATCGGTCAAGGATATCATATAGGGCAAGGGAAAATAGCAATGTGAAATGATTTTATATTCCCCTATGATAGAAAAACACCTTTGGGTATTATGTTATATTAGTTCAATTGAATCAATTACGCGTGAGATTTAATGAAACAACTATTGTGCTCATTCTCTCAACGCAAACACATCAACTTCTGTGTCCCCAATACTTATTTCGTCAAAATCACAATGAGGGTAAATAAATTCCAATGAATACCTCTCTCCAATTTCTGGGTCGGAGATCGTTCTCTCTTCACTCTGGACAAGTGTTCCTGATTTAGAGTACAGATTTAGACGGACATATATCGGGTACTGTTCGTCTTTGTTCTCGACCTCTACTAAGGTACCACGACTGGTATCAGCACCACTATTAATTCCCCTCCAAGAAATATTATTCACCCTTACTTCTTCTGGTGAAACCATAGTCGGTCCCCCATCTTCTTCCGCTGCTAGTTGTATCTCATAATGATCAACTACTTTTGAACCCGCTTCAAAAGAGGCCACAAAACGATATTCTATATTTTCTTGACTACTATAGACCATATCAGAAGCGGCTCCTATCTTTGATGACTCTGAAAAAAATTCCACATTGATTTTGTTTATATTTCCTAGCTCAAGTACTCCTCTCACACTATAAACTTCGCCCCTATTTTTATAAATATTATGTGATTTTATTATGTCTTTTCTATGATTCACAACGCCATCAGCGTCAATTATATTGCATGGAGGGTTAGTCTTATTATCTTCAATATATGTGGTTTTATCGCCACTATTATTTGCATCTCTTGCTGAACAACCACTGAGATATGATATGAATGGTACACTACTAGCCAGAAACTTTCTGCGCTCCATAATATAGTTTCCAAGTGCTTTGAATATAAACTATTCTATATAGAACCGGTCCGTATTATTATCTCATTTGGGCATACATTCCCTATAAAGAATCCTTCATTTCCACATGTAAAGCCCCGTGATTTCTTACCTCAATCACAGGCTCTAAATCTATTTTTATAGTGTAATTATGTTTGTTACTTTCTCCATTTATCTCTACAGTATCTCCTTTCCCCCATTCTTTTCTCACTCTCTCGTCCTTATTTTTTATATTTGGAGATTTTGATATGTTAGCCTTCGCACTTCTAACTGGGAGTTTGTGTTTCATCATTTCTCCGAGATTCACCTCATACGGTTTCTGATTTACGTCCGTTTTAATATTCCCTCCCGAAGAGATTTTATTTACCCTAATTTTAGGAGTAGTATACTCTTCGGAGAGAGATATTACTGCTGCTGGAGCACCATTTTTTGTTAATTCGACTACTGGTGCGCTTGTCCGTCGTTCAAAGTGGATCTCTGATCCGGGTTTCTCAAATGAATTGTAATATATTACCTTTTTATTATTCCTCAATATTTCTAATTCCCTATCATCTAATGAGCGTTTATAGATAGTGACTTTCCTATTATTCGCCTGAATGTCAAACGGTCTAGGGTCGCAATATGTCGAGTAGTTCAAATTAGATATCTGTTCTTTATCTATATTAACCATATTGCTTTTTTCAGATATTATTGATAGATGAATCGGGCCAATTCCAGTTGAGGAAGCCTGTGCTGTTTTGCTTACTGCGCCAAGGCCTATGACTGAACTAGACTTCAAAAATTGCCGTCTCTCGATTTCTCTGGTATTTTCCTTCATATTATCACCTAATTGTTGTTTTCAAATGTGTGTTTAACAGCCTCTTTTTCACACTGTGTAAGGCTTGTTGTATACCCGACCTTAGAATAGGTAACTGATCTCAAACAGTCTCCATTTGACCACTCGTCGTAACCATATCCGCCTAAGAGGGGACTAGCTACGCCATTATAGTATCCACTACTGTCAGAGAGAAGCGTACCGAGGAAATGATCACGGTTGGTTTGGTTATCGCAACAGTCAACATTACCAATCAGATTATCAACCTCATCAATAGCATTGTTTACAGTGGTGTGAAGAGCTTCATGT containing:
- a CDS encoding DUF7559 family protein, whose protein sequence is MPPTEEIVCTDDDCFLDIFENHYTYDVPDDLEVSDLSCPVCGGTDCLERVEL
- a CDS encoding NAD(P)/FAD-dependent oxidoreductase, with translation MSGPDDVELAVGADAFTKDGRGLEVAVVGAGAVGATAAYDLAREGADVTVYDRGSVASGASGRAAGICYDAFADGLDAEIAGDAIERFRALSGDDTFAFAECPYVWLAREDDPDRADAIRDQVGRMQENGVVALELEGDALSDRFPALRTDDVAVAGIAGAAGYADPAEYTACLAAAATGAGATLETEMPVEVRPDPARVIRPDGAVHEVDAVLVAAGARTGGLLADAGLELAVKPYRVQALVADVDLSEPMCYDASGDFYLRPHAEGVLAGDGTEEREADPDGYDREADPEFRTDLRERISHRVPALDLAAENAVTRSWAGLCTATPDRDPLVGQVRDGFYVATGFQGHGFMRAPAIGQRLADEILGSDGVAAFDPTRFDGDEEFEIATGTTTEPN
- a CDS encoding DUF7521 family protein, translating into MWISAAAMPTAIALAVVKTLVLIVGGVITFFAYKAYRRTRQPALGYLSLGFGLVTLGLVLAGMLYEILGVPLMTGILLESLLVLAGFFVIAYSLYVT
- a CDS encoding Hsp20/alpha crystallin family protein, encoding MSLKDLGSSVGRTLYRQIGRANGRVQNHRSLAVDILETDDAYRVVFDAPGAEPDDVQVRYLDGTVKLRIDRFRGFHEGYEMRFPGRGMSLSGVAELPADAVVDPDAGTARLTETGTLSVEIPKGSSLEESDRSASAETDTEPVTVDD
- a CDS encoding radical SAM protein, whose product is MTDPETLSVTIVDGYVDEPAHFGVPPYISTYPRYAAGALVDAGVPRERITYHTIDRLRDDPDYWRDVDEADLLLYLGGMTVPGKYVGGTPAEPDEVRKLAWTANGTSLMGGPVKFGVGEENAGATETERQDLDFDFVAKGDVEAAVYDLVESGLEGFNNRMRDVEEVSRWAREGAFVVEQHPNHPDHLIAELETSRGCAYRCSFCTEPLYGNPEFRPPPTVVGEVDALSDYGVKHFRLGRQADILAYGGDGEAPNPDALRQLYGGIREVAPALETLHLDNMNPVTIVEWPEQSREGIRIIAEHNTPGDTAAFGLESADPVVQAENNLNVSAEECFEAVRIVNEEAGWRPGEGPGDGPSFGRDAPNRLPKLLPGINLLHGLKGEREETYERNREFLQRVYDEGYMLRRINIRQVMAFDGTDMSDTGAEIANDHKGVFKRYKKRVREEIDNPMLERVAPLGTVLPDVHLEYHQDGKTFGRQLGTYPLLVGIPGERELGRTIDVAVVDHGYRSVTGVPHPLDLNAASMDELTAIPGIGDSTAGDIVVDRPYQSLADADFGTEVDLSQFATVRPLERAD
- a CDS encoding ABC transporter ATP-binding protein, with product MCVIETDGLTKRYGDTVALESLDLRVESGEVFGFLGPNGAGKSTTIDILLDLIRPTSGSASVFGLDPRTDGPAIRRRCGVVPDGCSMMPDWTGRDHVAFEIESRGVDDDPDVLLERVGLADDADRVATDYSRGMTQRLLLAMALAGDPDLLILDEPSTGLDPNGVELMQEIIRERADAGTTVFFSSHLLAQVEAVCDRVGILRDGNLVAVDDLETLRSGLATSTTMRVTVERVPDDLSPLSALESVASVRTGEGTIVLECSENATVDVLTTLEDLGAGPQDFDLETASLQDVFSEYTATA
- a CDS encoding TRAM domain-containing protein yields the protein MEISEKLLCLFSTDVSEEEDRYVIEVPRQEVETGDIDPGEVYRVALISRDEATADDDSTSASKPQSAPSEPQPPVDVGETRYVEIEDIGKQGDGIARVERGYVIIVPGADVGERVKIEVTEVKSNFAVGEIIEDTF